The Sulfolobus acidocaldarius DSM 639 genome has a window encoding:
- the albA gene encoding DNA-binding protein Alba: MSSGATPSNVVLVGKKPVMNYVLAALTLLNQGVSEITIKARGRAISKAVDTVEIVRNRFLPDKIEVKEIRIGSQVVTSQDGRQSRVSTIEIGIRKKA; this comes from the coding sequence GTGAGTTCAGGCGCAACCCCAAGCAATGTAGTATTGGTAGGTAAAAAACCTGTAATGAACTATGTATTAGCAGCCCTAACTCTACTAAATCAGGGTGTAAGTGAGATAACAATAAAAGCTAGAGGTAGAGCAATAAGCAAAGCAGTTGACACTGTAGAAATAGTGAGGAACAGATTCTTACCAGACAAAATAGAGGTAAAAGAGATTAGAATAGGAAGCCAAGTTGTAACCAGCCAGGACGGAAGGCAGTCTAGAGTTTCCACAATAGAAATAGGAATAAGAAAAAAGGCATAA
- a CDS encoding DEAD/DEAH box helicase has product MELIKDYYEQKIIKYDKTRKIFITFPYYYVFLKSRFEENGLIVKPLDLQFDVLDIEFKGELREYQKEALSKWLEKGSGVIALPTGAGKTLIGISAACAVKQSTLIVTYTKEQMLQWRDAFIRFTNIEKRKIGLYYSEKKEIKPITVSTYQTAYRHIQELSYKFDVLVIDEAHHLPAEKFKRIALNSIATKRLGLSATPYRDDGKHEELFKFMGGLIYFKSPQELIEKGYLAPYEVVQEKVQLSIDERMMYNELLNKFKKYSRSRKVSELLMLAKKGDSDAIEALKIYNDMRKLVNLAKQKIDAVKRIVEKEKGNKILIFTQYVDQAEEIARTINGLLITGKISKSERERILNIFKSMKSGVLVLTTVGDEGLDIPDANVGIIVTGTGSRRQFIQRLGRLLRPGVDKKARLYEIMVRGTAEEYQALKRKETQMDMFLSSAEDDDI; this is encoded by the coding sequence ATGGAATTAATCAAAGACTATTATGAGCAAAAGATTATTAAATATGATAAGACGAGAAAGATCTTCATAACGTTCCCTTACTATTATGTTTTCTTAAAATCACGATTTGAAGAGAATGGATTGATAGTTAAGCCATTAGATTTACAATTCGATGTTTTAGATATAGAGTTTAAAGGTGAATTAAGAGAGTACCAAAAAGAAGCACTGTCAAAATGGTTAGAAAAGGGGTCAGGTGTAATAGCTCTCCCCACAGGTGCAGGGAAAACCTTAATTGGTATAAGTGCGGCATGTGCTGTTAAGCAATCTACACTAATAGTGACATACACTAAGGAGCAGATGCTACAGTGGAGAGATGCTTTCATAAGATTCACTAATATAGAAAAACGCAAGATTGGATTATACTACTCCGAGAAAAAAGAGATTAAACCTATAACAGTATCAACTTACCAGACTGCATATAGGCATATTCAAGAACTTTCATACAAATTCGATGTTCTGGTTATCGATGAGGCTCATCATTTGCCTGCTGAAAAATTTAAAAGAATTGCCCTTAACTCTATAGCTACCAAGAGACTAGGTTTATCAGCTACCCCCTATAGAGATGACGGAAAGCACGAAGAACTTTTTAAATTTATGGGCGGATTAATTTACTTTAAATCTCCTCAGGAATTAATCGAGAAGGGTTATTTAGCTCCATATGAAGTTGTCCAGGAGAAGGTTCAACTATCGATTGATGAAAGAATGATGTACAACGAGCTACTAAATAAATTTAAAAAATATTCTAGATCAAGAAAAGTCTCAGAACTGCTTATGTTGGCAAAAAAGGGTGATAGTGACGCTATAGAAGCCTTAAAGATATATAACGATATGCGTAAACTCGTAAATCTTGCTAAACAGAAAATAGACGCCGTGAAGAGAATTGTAGAGAAGGAGAAAGGTAATAAGATTTTAATATTTACGCAATATGTAGATCAGGCTGAAGAAATTGCTAGGACTATTAATGGTCTTTTGATAACAGGAAAAATTTCTAAGAGCGAAAGAGAAAGAATACTTAACATTTTTAAGAGTATGAAGAGCGGAGTCTTAGTGTTGACCACTGTAGGTGACGAAGGACTAGATATACCTGATGCAAATGTAGGTATAATAGTTACTGGAACTGGGTCAAGAAGGCAGTTTATTCAAAGATTAGGTAGATTATTAAGACCCGGTGTTGATAAAAAGGCAAGGCTTTATGAAATAATGGTTAGGGGTACTGCAGAAGAATATCAGGCATTAAAGCGTAAGGAGACTCAAATGGATATGTTTCTGTCGTCAGCTGAAGACGATGATATATAA
- the cutA gene encoding divalent-cation tolerance protein CutA, whose protein sequence is MTYILVLTTTNTMESANKIAKTLVDERVAACVNIFPYIKSYYVWEGKTTVDDEILLLIKSHNSMTQKLIQRIKELHPYKIPEIIIINFNEGFDKYLDWIKESVTLDENKD, encoded by the coding sequence ATGACTTACATACTTGTTCTAACCACCACAAATACCATGGAGTCTGCTAACAAAATTGCAAAAACTTTAGTCGATGAGAGGGTAGCTGCTTGCGTAAATATATTTCCTTATATTAAATCTTATTATGTATGGGAAGGAAAGACTACCGTAGATGACGAGATTTTACTCTTAATTAAGAGCCATAATAGCATGACACAAAAGTTAATACAAAGAATTAAGGAACTTCATCCTTACAAGATACCAGAAATTATAATAATTAATTTTAATGAAGGGTTTGACAAATATTTAGATTGGATCAAAGAGAGCGTGACATTAGATGAAAATAAAGATTGA
- the gatC gene encoding Asp-tRNA(Asn) amidotransferase subunit GatC: MKIKIDESYLSKLEQLALIRLKNEEKDKISNDLQRIIDFFEKINELELKDVEPLFHPISSGKLRKDEPLKPLNRDEALQNVKRKENGYIVGPRTYGE; this comes from the coding sequence ATGAAAATAAAGATTGATGAGAGTTATTTAAGTAAATTGGAGCAGTTAGCTCTTATTAGACTTAAAAATGAAGAAAAGGATAAAATTTCAAATGATTTACAGAGGATTATAGACTTCTTTGAAAAAATTAATGAGTTAGAATTAAAAGATGTAGAGCCTTTATTCCACCCTATTTCAAGCGGAAAATTAAGAAAGGACGAGCCTTTGAAACCGTTAAACAGAGATGAAGCTTTACAGAACGTAAAAAGAAAGGAAAACGGATACATAGTCGGACCAAGAACTTACGGTGAGTAA